A genomic segment from Deinococcus sp. YIM 77859 encodes:
- the pepF gene encoding oligoendopeptidase F, whose translation MTTTLRKAALPSRAAVPREQTWDIEALFATPQAWEAEAEALPAAIDALAAHAGRLGSSPEALSAYLREEGAVELRLTRLLSYASMSSSVDGHDAEAAARRDRASGIAARFASVTAFARPELLTLDEAQVRGWLTRPDLKDYRVRLERLWRLRPHIRSAEVEELLGALQAPFASERSIHPTLANMDLRFGTAGGEPVTQGNVDRLTSHPDREVRREAWEHYADAHLAVRHAQAAMYTTNVRQNVFLARARRYPDAITATLAPDRIPLEVVTTLLETYRAHTPTWHRYWNVRRQWLGLAELREYDVKAALVPPREVSYAQAVEWICEGMAPLGSEYIQEMRAGLTTERWVDYAENDGKRQGAYSNGSARVKPYIFMTWNGTMGSYSTLAHEIGHSMHSLLSQREHPAAVPRYTLFHAEVASNFNQAMVRQHLLRRAREAEDTTFEVAIIEEALANFHRYFFIMPTLAAFELECYRRIEAGGTLSAPDLIALTADLLKQGYGEGVTMDRERSGILWAQFSTHLYANFYAYQYATGISAAHQLLEQFGADPEAARERYLAFLKSGGSLDPIDALREAGVDMLSPKPVEATFRTLAGYVDRLEELLAARGSC comes from the coding sequence ATGACCACAACCCTGAGGAAGGCTGCTTTGCCGTCACGCGCCGCTGTTCCCCGCGAACAAACCTGGGACATCGAAGCCCTCTTTGCGACGCCTCAAGCCTGGGAGGCCGAGGCGGAGGCCCTGCCCGCCGCGATTGACGCCCTGGCCGCCCACGCCGGACGGCTCGGCAGCAGCCCGGAGGCGCTCTCCGCCTACCTCCGTGAGGAAGGCGCGGTGGAACTGCGCCTCACGCGCCTGCTCTCCTACGCCAGCATGTCTTCCAGTGTGGACGGCCACGACGCGGAGGCCGCGGCTCGCCGTGACCGGGCGAGTGGCATCGCCGCCCGTTTCGCCAGCGTCACCGCCTTTGCCCGCCCGGAACTCCTCACGCTGGACGAGGCCCAGGTGCGGGGGTGGCTCACCCGTCCTGACCTCAAGGACTACCGGGTCCGCCTCGAGCGCCTCTGGCGTTTGCGCCCCCACATCCGTTCGGCGGAGGTCGAAGAACTCCTCGGCGCCCTACAGGCCCCCTTCGCCTCCGAGCGCAGCATTCACCCCACCCTCGCCAATATGGACCTGCGCTTTGGCACGGCAGGGGGTGAACCAGTCACCCAGGGCAATGTGGACCGCCTCACCAGCCACCCTGACCGCGAGGTGCGCCGGGAAGCTTGGGAGCACTACGCCGACGCGCACCTTGCCGTGCGTCATGCCCAGGCGGCCATGTACACCACGAATGTGCGCCAAAACGTCTTTCTTGCTCGCGCCCGCCGCTACCCCGATGCGATCACCGCAACCCTCGCGCCCGACCGCATCCCGCTGGAGGTCGTGACCACTCTGCTGGAGACCTACCGCGCCCACACCCCAACCTGGCACCGCTACTGGAACGTCCGCCGGCAGTGGCTGGGCCTGGCGGAGCTGCGCGAGTACGACGTCAAGGCTGCTCTCGTGCCACCCCGCGAGGTGAGCTACGCCCAGGCCGTGGAGTGGATCTGTGAGGGCATGGCCCCCCTTGGCTCTGAATATATACAAGAGATGCGAGCTGGTTTGACGACCGAGCGCTGGGTCGACTACGCCGAAAACGACGGCAAACGCCAGGGCGCCTATTCCAACGGCAGCGCCCGCGTCAAGCCCTACATCTTCATGACCTGGAACGGCACCATGGGCAGCTACTCTACCCTGGCCCATGAGATCGGGCATTCCATGCACTCGCTGCTCTCGCAGCGCGAACACCCTGCCGCAGTGCCCCGCTACACGCTCTTTCACGCTGAAGTCGCCTCCAACTTTAACCAGGCGATGGTCCGCCAGCACCTGCTGAGGCGGGCGCGCGAGGCGGAAGACACCACCTTCGAGGTCGCGATCATCGAGGAAGCCCTTGCCAACTTCCACCGCTACTTCTTCATCATGCCGACGCTGGCCGCCTTCGAGCTGGAGTGTTACCGCCGCATCGAGGCGGGTGGAACGCTCAGCGCCCCCGACCTGATCGCCCTCACCGCTGACCTCCTCAAGCAGGGCTACGGCGAAGGCGTCACGATGGACCGCGAGCGCAGCGGCATCCTCTGGGCACAGTTTTCGACCCACCTCTACGCCAACTTCTACGCCTACCAGTACGCGACCGGCATCAGCGCCGCCCACCAACTCCTCGAGCAGTTCGGCGCGGACCCGGAAGCCGCCCGTGAGCGGTACCTCGCCTTCCTGAAGTCCGGCGGCAGCCTCGATCCCATCGACGCCCTGCGGGAAGCGGGCGTTGACATGCTCAGCCCCAAGCCGGTAGAGGCCACCTTCCGCACGCTCGCTGGGTACGTAGACCGCTTGGAGGAGCTGCTGGCCGCACGTGGCTCCTGCTGA
- a CDS encoding YbjN domain-containing protein: MTMETALLTLDTLAKYLRDKEVQLDIEENGGQRFIRMGWRFEMGDAAVLISVNDGPQNTSRLEITCVTQKQYADRRQEVMALLNDRNRERAFSRSIDADGNVWLEYVGFYPTLAEMPQETFDTLFGGVLMHFQDDYAALEGYVPGPQLQQPQA, from the coding sequence ATGACGATGGAAACGGCGCTTCTGACGCTGGACACGCTCGCGAAGTACCTGCGCGACAAGGAAGTTCAGCTCGATATTGAAGAGAACGGCGGCCAGCGCTTTATCCGGATGGGCTGGCGCTTCGAGATGGGCGACGCGGCGGTACTGATCTCCGTCAACGACGGCCCGCAAAACACCAGCCGGCTCGAGATCACCTGCGTTACCCAGAAGCAGTACGCGGACCGCCGCCAGGAAGTGATGGCGCTCCTGAACGACCGCAACCGCGAGCGCGCCTTTAGCCGCTCCATCGACGCGGACGGCAACGTCTGGCTGGAGTACGTGGGCTTCTACCCCACCCTGGCCGAGATGCCCCAGGAAACCTTCGATACCCTGTTCGGCGGCGTCCTGATGCACTTCCAGGATGATTACGCGGCCCTTGAGGGCTACGTGCCGGGGCCGCAACTTCAGCAGCCGCAGGCGTAG
- a CDS encoding septal ring lytic transglycosylase RlpA family protein: MRGTVLALLLLTGAAQAAQHGQAVYYSGKWHQSTRMTAAHRTLPLGTWVRVRHVRTGRSVDVLINDRGPFGNRSRIIDLSRAAAARLGILSEGVAPVQLTVLSRPRG, translated from the coding sequence GTGAGGGGGACCGTTTTGGCGCTTCTGCTGCTCACCGGGGCCGCGCAGGCCGCGCAGCACGGCCAGGCCGTGTACTACAGCGGCAAGTGGCACCAGTCTACCCGTATGACCGCGGCCCACCGTACCCTTCCGCTGGGAACCTGGGTCCGCGTGAGGCACGTCCGAACGGGCCGCAGCGTCGACGTGCTGATCAATGACCGGGGGCCCTTTGGGAACCGGTCAAGAATCATCGACCTGTCACGGGCTGCCGCCGCACGGCTGGGCATCCTGTCTGAAGGCGTTGCGCCCGTACAGCTTACCGTGCTGTCTCGGCCCCGAGGGTAA
- a CDS encoding Xaa-Pro peptidase family protein: MTTLDGLRGAMNAAGVDALWVSDPANVRALSGFSSGEDGKVLVTPEGATLYTDARYTVQAQEEARVPVHIARPPETYRDAAARVKGQRVGFEAEHLTVAGLEALREHWDAQLVPTRGLVERVRLVKTPEEVQLIREAQALADRVFAEVRPNIQAGVRELDVALELEQGLRRAGAEVGFAVIVASGPRGAMPHGVASDRVIEDGELVTIDFGARLNGYHSDMTRTVAVGTPSEELRRVYNAVLEAEEAAVAAVRPGVKGGDLDALAREILNRHHLGEAFAHSLGHGVGLKIHEGPSLRAGSEDVLEPGMVVTVEPGAYLPGVGGVRIEDLVLVTEGGYEVLSRTPKERL, translated from the coding sequence ATGACCACACTCGACGGACTAAGAGGCGCGATGAACGCCGCGGGCGTAGATGCCCTATGGGTGAGTGATCCCGCGAACGTGCGCGCCCTGAGTGGCTTTTCCAGCGGCGAGGACGGCAAGGTGCTCGTCACCCCGGAGGGCGCCACGCTCTACACCGATGCACGCTATACGGTGCAGGCACAGGAAGAGGCGCGCGTCCCGGTTCATATCGCCCGCCCGCCCGAGACGTACCGAGACGCGGCGGCGCGGGTCAAAGGCCAGCGCGTCGGCTTCGAGGCCGAGCACCTGACCGTAGCGGGTCTGGAGGCACTGCGCGAGCACTGGGACGCCCAGCTTGTGCCCACGCGCGGGCTGGTGGAGCGCGTGCGGCTGGTCAAGACGCCCGAGGAGGTGCAGTTGATCCGGGAGGCACAGGCGCTCGCGGATCGGGTGTTCGCCGAAGTGCGGCCCAACATTCAAGCCGGGGTGCGCGAACTGGACGTAGCCCTGGAACTGGAACAGGGCCTGCGCCGCGCCGGGGCCGAGGTGGGTTTTGCCGTGATCGTGGCGAGCGGGCCGCGCGGGGCAATGCCGCACGGCGTGGCGAGCGATCGGGTGATCGAGGACGGCGAGCTGGTGACGATCGACTTCGGGGCGCGTCTGAACGGGTACCACAGTGACATGACCCGGACGGTGGCGGTGGGAACGCCGTCCGAAGAGCTGCGCCGCGTCTACAACGCTGTGCTGGAGGCCGAGGAGGCGGCGGTGGCGGCGGTGCGCCCCGGCGTCAAGGGCGGCGACCTTGACGCCCTGGCCCGCGAGATACTCAACCGGCACCACCTGGGGGAGGCCTTTGCGCACTCTCTGGGGCACGGGGTGGGCCTGAAGATTCACGAGGGGCCTAGCCTGCGCGCGGGCAGCGAAGATGTGCTGGAACCCGGAATGGTGGTGACGGTCGAGCCCGGCGCCTACCTGCCGGGCGTGGGCGGCGTCCGTATCGAGGATCTGGTGCTTGTTACGGAAGGCGGGTACGAGGTCCTCAGCCGCACCCCCAAGGAGCGCCTGTGA